The stretch of DNA AATATCACCTTTTCAGCTGGGATATCGGAATGGTTTCCTTCCACTCATATCGACGGAACTTTGCTGAAGCAGGCTGACCGTGCTTTACAACAAGCCAAAAAAGCAGGCAGAAATTCCATCCATGTGTATGATGAAAATTCGTTTGCCAGTTCCCTCGCTAGCCGCTTAATGATACATATTGTTGATGATGATGCGATGGTTCGAGCATTACTTGAAAGGCAGTTCTCTGCATGGCAATCGGATACTTTTGAGATTAGTGTCCACTGCTACAATGACGGCTTTGAGTTTACGGAATCAAATTGGTATACACCACAGGATTATCACGTTGTCCTGCTAGATGGTGTAATGCCCAAAATGGACGGGTTAGAAGTCCTGCACATTGTGAAGAAAAAAGTGCAATCCGAACGTGTGCTAATTGCTATGTTGACTGACAGAAAAAATAACCAAGATATTTTGCACGCCCTCAATTCGGGCGCAGATGACTACATGCTGAAACCTTTTCATCCACAAGAGGTATTGGCCCGTATCCAGCGTCTTGTCAATAGGTTATTCCTATGAATATCCTACTTACTTTTTTTATCATTCTATTTTTTGTTTTGGCTCTTTCACAGCTGCTACTGCTGTTATTTTTAGTAATCAAGAAAATGAAAAAAAGCAAGCGAGAGATGCATGAAGACCATATTTACAAAGAAAGCATGCCTTTGTTTATTCAGTATTTATATAATGATCAAGATGTATATATCCCTCTTCCACCTGAAGAGTATCGTGTTGCAGAGAAATTGTTCAGTGATAGTATGGCGATTACAACAGATGAAGGATTGCAGCACAAGATCCGCGAGAGCGCTACATACTATTTAAGTTCATACTATAAAAGAGTACTGAATACTGGGGCTTGGCCGGCTCGTGTAAATGCACTATATTATATAGAAAATTTTCGAATGGAATCTTTACAGCCCATTCTTAAACGAAGACTGGAAGAAATCAAAATTCATGACGAAGAAAAGCAGCAATTGATACGTACCTTGGCAGCCATAGGCGATCTGTCCATTTTAGCGTATTTAGAAAAAGATCAATCAGCGACTGAAACAGTTTTTCTATCAGCGTTTACTCGCTTTCCTGACGATGCAATCCCACAGGCAGTTGAGTATGTTTCGCTTCATGGTAGTTCAAAAGCTGTCAGTTCTTTGTTAATGTATTTTGGGCTTTCGAAGAAACTGGAATATTTGCAACTCGTTGAGGAAAAATTGTTTCATGAACTTCCGGAAATGCGCATTCAAGCATTGAAAGCAATTTTCAGGATGAGCTACTTATCAGACACCAAGTTTCTGGAACCATTTTTTAAGTCCGAAATTTGGGAAGAGCGGATGTTTGCAGCAAAAATTGTAGGCGCATTGACCCTACCACAATTTGAAAGTGAACTTAGTGAGTTTCTTGGAGATCCTGTTTGGTGGGTTCGCTATTCAACAGCAGATGCTATATTGCAAACGTTTGGTGAGAGCAAGCTGCTTGAACTTTCACAAAGCCACCCTGATCCGTATGCCAGAGATATGGCATCTCAGTGTTTAAAGCTAGATAGAGAGGTTCCGTCTTATGTCTGATATTTGGATTAGGTTGTTTCAATTTTTTGCGCTAATGATTATCATTTATATGTCTTTTACGGCATTAAGCTATGTTATCTTATTTCTACTGTCTTTACGGAAAGTGTTAAGGGAAGGCAGACTGGATAAAAAAGAGACTCTGGAAGATTTGGCTATTAGTGAAAGTACGATACCCGTTTCCATAATTGTTCCTGCTTATAATGAAGAGATTGGGGTCATCAGTACCGTCCGATCATTATTGACTTTGCAATACCCACAATATGAAATCATTGTGGTGGATGATGGCTCCAAGGATCAAACTCTTTCCAAATTGATAGTTGAGTACGGATTGGTAGTGGTGGATCATGCAATTCGAAAACATATCGATACTAATCCTATCCGTAAAGTGTATAAATCTCCCATATTCCCTAATTTAGTCGTAATCTCCAAAGAAAACGGCGGTAAAGCAGATGCATTAAACAGTGGGATCAATTTAGCCAATTACCCGTTCTTTTGTGCGATTGACGGGGATTCCATATTGGAACAGGATGCGTTATTAAAAGCAATGAAACCTGTTCTTGCGGCAGATGGGAAAATTATTGCTGTTGGTGGATCCATCCGTGTTGCAAATGGCACAACGATAGCCAGAAGCAAAATAGAAGTGATTGAGCTCTCCAGTAAACCTTTGGTCATCATGCAAATTGTAGAATATTTCCGTGCGTTTTTGATTGGGCGTTTGGGATTCAGCAGATTCAATCAGCTATTGATTATCTCGGGGGCATTCGGAGTTTTTCGTAAGGACAAGGTGATACATATTGGCGGCTACCAAGAAGGTACTGTTGGAGAAGATATGGAATTGATCGTCAGGCTCCAGCGAATGATTCGTGAGGAAAAACTGGCAGACCGGATTGAATATATACCGGATCCTGTCTGCTGGACAGAAGCCCCTGAGTCTTTCAATGATTTACGGTCGCAGCGTGTTCGATGGCAAACAGGTTTAGCTGAAACGCTTTATAAACATCGAAAAATGTTCTTTAATCCAAGGTTTGGTACCATTGGCTTTGTCACATTTCCTTATTTCTTATTTGTGGAATTGCTTGGAGCAGCGTTCGAATTCATAGGATATTTACTGATTATTTTTGGGTTGTTATTTGACTTCCTCGACCCTGCAGTAGTCTTCACCCTATTCCTGGTAACGGTCATGTACGGCTCCTTTATTTCATCGCTTGCTGTCCTAATGGAAGAGATGACTATGCATAAATATCCGAAAGTCTCTCATTTGGTGAAGCTGTTCTTTTGGTCACTAACCGAGAGTTTCTGGTACCGTCCAATTATGGTTATTTGGCGTATTGAAGGTTTAATTGTCTTTTTCACCAAAAAAGCAGAATGGGGACAAATGCAGCGAAAAGGTATATCTACAGATTAAAAAGAGGTTGTGCATACGCTGCACAACCTCTTTTCTTTATGGTGTTTTGCTGAATGTTTCTTGTAGGATTAGATATGATTGTTTCAAACGCTCGCTTGAATAAGGTAGCTCCCATGCTTCCCACCGATAGCGAGACACTTCATCGACACTAATGCTAGTTGAGGTGCTTGAAGGGAAAGTCTGGATTACTTGACCCTGATTGTCCGTCACTCCAAGGGCGATTCCAATATCATCGATTTGC from Paenisporosarcina sp. FSL H8-0542 encodes:
- a CDS encoding glycosyltransferase, with amino-acid sequence MIIIYMSFTALSYVILFLLSLRKVLREGRLDKKETLEDLAISESTIPVSIIVPAYNEEIGVISTVRSLLTLQYPQYEIIVVDDGSKDQTLSKLIVEYGLVVVDHAIRKHIDTNPIRKVYKSPIFPNLVVISKENGGKADALNSGINLANYPFFCAIDGDSILEQDALLKAMKPVLAADGKIIAVGGSIRVANGTTIARSKIEVIELSSKPLVIMQIVEYFRAFLIGRLGFSRFNQLLIISGAFGVFRKDKVIHIGGYQEGTVGEDMELIVRLQRMIREEKLADRIEYIPDPVCWTEAPESFNDLRSQRVRWQTGLAETLYKHRKMFFNPRFGTIGFVTFPYFLFVELLGAAFEFIGYLLIIFGLLFDFLDPAVVFTLFLVTVMYGSFISSLAVLMEEMTMHKYPKVSHLVKLFFWSLTESFWYRPIMVIWRIEGLIVFFTKKAEWGQMQRKGISTD
- a CDS encoding HEAT repeat domain-containing protein, whose translation is MNILLTFFIILFFVLALSQLLLLLFLVIKKMKKSKREMHEDHIYKESMPLFIQYLYNDQDVYIPLPPEEYRVAEKLFSDSMAITTDEGLQHKIRESATYYLSSYYKRVLNTGAWPARVNALYYIENFRMESLQPILKRRLEEIKIHDEEKQQLIRTLAAIGDLSILAYLEKDQSATETVFLSAFTRFPDDAIPQAVEYVSLHGSSKAVSSLLMYFGLSKKLEYLQLVEEKLFHELPEMRIQALKAIFRMSYLSDTKFLEPFFKSEIWEERMFAAKIVGALTLPQFESELSEFLGDPVWWVRYSTADAILQTFGESKLLELSQSHPDPYARDMASQCLKLDREVPSYV